A window of Methanolobus sediminis contains these coding sequences:
- a CDS encoding serine--tRNA ligase, producing the protein MDFKFRLECSIKTSADATPATDVVDKYIHEANHSILTKGAPEGQGAKVTGWKVDGDRIKLVIESGRYVRVHDALLRMRKPLAGKLGKEFKIGIRGIEVESFTIEVPSEKELPPMKIPYVAEMTYNDGIIKLVLDVDESAMSNRVPDRILSLMEDKLEQQSYGGKTEHWNILWQSEKKDHKFNEDPTKAMVDAGWLKRGASRGQWIHGPQSTRMFRTFERIVLEELLEPLGYREMIFPKLVPWEVWQKSGHAKGVYPEIYYVCPPKTRDPEFWEEVIDHYKVTLEVPTSLIKEKIGDPIGGMCYAQCPPFWTYLQGETVPTDEFPIKVFDRSGTSHRYESGGIHGMERVDEFHRIEILWVGNKEQVIKTANELHDRYMHIFNEILDLEWRKAWVTPWFMAQEGLTGVSEQTEAGTTDYEAVLPYRGEDAEWLEFQNVSVNGNKYPSGFNVKCQSGEELWSGCSGVGLERWASAFFAQKGIDPENWPEEFRRRVGEMPRGIKFL; encoded by the coding sequence ATTGACTTCAAATTCAGGCTGGAGTGTTCAATTAAGACAAGTGCAGATGCAACACCGGCCACAGATGTTGTTGACAAGTACATCCATGAAGCTAATCACAGTATTCTTACCAAGGGTGCACCGGAAGGACAGGGTGCAAAGGTCACAGGATGGAAAGTAGATGGTGACAGGATAAAACTCGTTATTGAATCCGGCAGGTACGTGCGTGTCCATGATGCATTGCTCCGTATGAGAAAACCACTTGCAGGAAAACTTGGAAAGGAGTTCAAAATAGGAATTCGTGGAATCGAGGTAGAGTCATTCACAATTGAAGTTCCTTCTGAGAAAGAACTTCCTCCAATGAAGATCCCTTATGTTGCAGAAATGACCTACAACGATGGAATTATCAAATTAGTTCTTGATGTTGATGAGTCTGCAATGTCAAACCGTGTTCCTGACAGGATACTTTCCCTTATGGAGGACAAGCTCGAGCAGCAGTCCTATGGTGGAAAGACCGAGCACTGGAACATTCTCTGGCAGAGTGAGAAAAAAGACCACAAGTTCAACGAAGATCCGACCAAAGCAATGGTGGATGCTGGCTGGCTTAAGAGAGGTGCCAGCAGAGGTCAGTGGATACATGGTCCGCAATCCACAAGGATGTTCAGGACTTTTGAGAGAATTGTTCTTGAGGAGCTTCTTGAACCTCTCGGATACAGGGAAATGATCTTCCCGAAACTTGTACCATGGGAAGTCTGGCAGAAATCTGGACATGCAAAGGGTGTCTATCCTGAGATCTATTACGTATGTCCTCCAAAGACAAGAGACCCTGAGTTCTGGGAGGAAGTTATTGATCATTACAAGGTGACCCTTGAAGTTCCAACTTCACTTATCAAGGAGAAGATCGGTGACCCTATTGGTGGAATGTGCTACGCACAGTGTCCTCCATTCTGGACATACCTGCAGGGTGAGACCGTACCAACCGACGAGTTCCCGATAAAGGTGTTTGACAGGTCAGGAACCTCACACAGGTATGAGAGTGGTGGAATCCACGGAATGGAACGTGTGGATGAGTTCCACAGGATAGAGATTCTCTGGGTTGGAAACAAGGAACAGGTAATTAAGACCGCAAACGAGTTGCATGACCGTTATATGCATATCTTCAATGAGATACTTGACCTTGAATGGAGAAAGGCATGGGTAACTCCATGGTTCATGGCACAGGAAGGACTCACAGGAGTTTCCGAGCAGACTGAAGCCGGTACAACCGATTATGAAGCTGTACTTCCTTACCGCGGTGAGGACGCTGAATGGCTGGAATTCCAGAATGTCAGTGTAAACGGAAACAAGTATCCATCAGGATTCAATGTCAAGTGCCAGTCCGGTGAGGAACTCTGGTCAGGATGTTCCGGTGTTGGACTTGAAAGATGGGCTTCCGCTTTCTTTGCACAGAAAGGAATTGACCCTGAAAACTGGCCTGAGGAATTCAGGAGAAGAGTAGGAGAGATGCCAAGAGGAATTAAATTCCTCTGA
- a CDS encoding ketopantoate reductase family protein, with the protein MKILILGAGAVGLTLAAKLSSVCDVHAVCRQRHADKIRSDGFKMTGIWGEATCKFSCSEDAPEDDYDYIFISSKSTATESICEQFADIIKGREVISMQNGIGNEEIIARYTDKVIGGTIITGFEWAGDAQIHVSVETGPMNLGRFPSGLDESVLRLVELVKSAGIQVSGSENIMSSVWSKVLYNSALNPLGAVMGVPYGKLENSHAWSIIENIVHEAFKVTEAEGVVLPWKTAEEYLAFLHDFQLPNTAEHHSSMYQDITSGRKTEIDFLNGAIVSRAKKLGIDAPYNTFISEQIRFMEALQAEKLKQE; encoded by the coding sequence ATGAAAATCCTGATATTAGGTGCAGGAGCAGTGGGTCTGACCCTTGCTGCAAAATTATCTTCTGTTTGTGATGTACATGCAGTATGCCGTCAGAGGCATGCTGACAAAATAAGATCAGATGGTTTTAAAATGACAGGCATCTGGGGCGAAGCTACCTGTAAATTCAGCTGTTCGGAAGATGCCCCCGAAGATGATTACGATTATATATTCATTTCTTCCAAGTCCACTGCGACCGAATCAATCTGTGAGCAATTTGCTGATATCATTAAAGGCAGGGAAGTTATCAGTATGCAGAACGGTATTGGCAACGAGGAGATCATAGCCAGATACACCGATAAGGTAATCGGAGGTACCATAATCACCGGTTTTGAATGGGCAGGAGATGCACAGATACATGTGTCTGTAGAAACCGGACCAATGAACCTCGGAAGATTCCCTTCAGGACTCGATGAAAGTGTCCTCAGGCTTGTTGAACTGGTAAAGAGTGCCGGAATTCAGGTTAGTGGTTCAGAGAACATCATGAGTTCTGTCTGGTCAAAAGTCCTTTATAATTCAGCCCTCAACCCACTTGGTGCTGTCATGGGAGTTCCATACGGTAAACTTGAGAACTCACACGCATGGAGTATTATTGAGAACATCGTTCATGAGGCTTTCAAGGTCACTGAAGCCGAAGGTGTTGTACTTCCATGGAAAACAGCAGAAGAATACCTTGCTTTCCTCCATGACTTCCAGCTCCCAAATACTGCAGAACATCATTCATCCATGTATCAGGATATCACATCGGGAAGGAAGACTGAGATTGATTTTCTCAACGGTGCAATAGTATCAAGGGCAAAGAAACTTGGAATTGATGCACCATACAACACATTCATTTCAGAGCAGATTCGCTTCATGGAAGCATTGCAGGCAGAAAAGCTGAAACAGGAATAA
- a CDS encoding uracil-DNA glycosylase yields the protein MAVRSVSELVEQGFEAVEKEILECTDCQLHETVTNKVISKGSRTPRVVFVGEAPGKNEDETGVPFCGRAGKNLDGMIEYMGLSGDDYAVINTIKCRPPKNRNPLKSEIKACKPFLEAQIQLLNPKVIILLGNTAEKAFCDGEKLEWGVPKEVSGQYTLLKIYHPAALIYQRSRIEEQNALIDNNRHLWG from the coding sequence ATGGCAGTCAGGTCGGTAAGTGAACTTGTGGAGCAGGGATTTGAAGCTGTTGAAAAAGAAATACTTGAATGTACAGACTGCCAGCTTCATGAGACTGTAACCAATAAAGTAATCAGTAAAGGCTCCAGAACTCCGAGAGTTGTTTTTGTTGGCGAAGCTCCAGGAAAGAACGAAGATGAAACCGGCGTTCCATTCTGCGGAAGAGCAGGCAAGAACCTCGATGGCATGATCGAGTACATGGGACTTTCAGGCGATGACTATGCTGTTATAAACACTATCAAATGCCGTCCTCCAAAAAACCGTAATCCGCTCAAAAGCGAGATCAAAGCCTGCAAGCCATTTTTAGAAGCACAAATTCAATTGCTAAATCCAAAAGTGATCATACTTCTTGGAAACACCGCTGAGAAAGCATTTTGTGATGGTGAAAAACTAGAGTGGGGAGTTCCAAAAGAAGTTAGTGGACAATATACTCTTCTGAAAATATACCATCCTGCAGCACTTATTTACCAGCGCTCAAGAATTGAGGAACAGAACGCGCTTATTGATAATAACAGGCATCTCTGGGGATAA
- a CDS encoding KEOPS complex subunit Pcc1 encodes MKITTTIEFKDEGAIHVAKRIANSLAPDNLTNMYTEVKDDSVCIHISTEKITSLIATVDDLLMNAKLAEEIAEDLEK; translated from the coding sequence ATGAAAATTACTACAACTATTGAATTCAAGGATGAAGGCGCCATACATGTGGCAAAGAGAATTGCAAATTCACTAGCTCCTGATAACCTGACAAATATGTATACAGAAGTCAAAGATGACAGCGTATGTATTCATATTTCCACGGAAAAGATAACTTCACTTATTGCCACTGTGGATGATCTGCTGATGAATGCAAAACTAGCTGAAGAGATAGCAGAAGACCTTGAAAAATAG
- a CDS encoding DHH family phosphoesterase has protein sequence MNLNIEMQKLKELAREAADVIEKYEHVRVISHNDADGLTSAGIICQALLRQDIRFHTSIVPRLDKSVVEMVKETTADDDLVIFCDMGSGQSDVISEIKQEIVVLDHHVPVGESPAKVLVNPHIVGIDGAMHISGSGVTFFVAMEMEPANIDLAGLAIAGAVGDKQIFSTLNGHILEEAVNAEVVSIKKGLKIGDGDIAKVLEYTPEPYLDITGDSEKIAQFLDFLEIEGNIEDLNPDQTKALTSAVALKLAKHASPEAVDAAIGDVYILNNEIVPNVYDLVAILNTCGKAEKYGMGLSICMKDKNHLEEARDMAISHQISIVENIKKGMDMVKEGKSIGYLIGTDMESTGMIASTFVRYVNPDMPFVAVNQVDDLVKVSARGTRALVGKGLDLSFALREAAKLVGGEGGGHNVASGASIPPGTAEQFIAKVDEIVAEQLPKQEQTQ, from the coding sequence ATGAACTTAAATATCGAGATGCAAAAACTCAAGGAACTGGCACGGGAAGCGGCAGACGTAATAGAGAAATACGAACACGTACGTGTAATTTCCCATAATGATGCAGATGGCCTGACATCAGCCGGCATTATCTGCCAGGCTCTTTTAAGACAGGATATTCGTTTTCATACATCTATTGTACCACGTCTTGATAAGTCCGTTGTTGAAATGGTCAAGGAAACCACAGCAGATGATGACCTTGTTATTTTCTGTGATATGGGCAGCGGCCAGTCAGATGTAATCTCCGAAATAAAGCAGGAAATAGTTGTACTTGACCACCATGTTCCTGTAGGTGAATCTCCTGCAAAGGTGCTGGTAAACCCGCATATTGTGGGAATTGACGGTGCAATGCACATATCAGGATCAGGAGTTACTTTTTTTGTGGCAATGGAAATGGAACCTGCAAATATTGACCTGGCGGGACTTGCTATTGCAGGTGCTGTGGGTGACAAACAGATTTTCAGTACACTTAACGGTCATATTCTTGAAGAGGCTGTGAATGCTGAAGTCGTTTCAATAAAGAAAGGGCTCAAAATCGGTGACGGTGATATTGCAAAGGTGCTTGAATACACGCCTGAACCTTATCTAGATATAACCGGTGACAGCGAAAAGATAGCCCAGTTCCTGGATTTCCTTGAAATTGAAGGAAATATCGAGGACCTGAACCCGGACCAGACAAAAGCACTTACTTCAGCAGTTGCACTCAAACTTGCAAAGCATGCAAGTCCTGAGGCTGTGGATGCTGCAATCGGTGATGTTTACATATTGAACAATGAGATCGTTCCCAATGTCTATGACCTTGTTGCAATTCTCAATACCTGCGGTAAGGCTGAAAAATATGGAATGGGACTTTCCATATGCATGAAAGATAAAAACCATCTGGAAGAAGCAAGAGATATGGCAATCTCTCACCAGATATCCATTGTGGAGAATATCAAAAAAGGCATGGATATGGTCAAAGAAGGAAAAAGCATCGGTTACCTGATAGGCACTGACATGGAATCTACAGGCATGATTGCCAGTACTTTTGTCAGATATGTAAATCCCGATATGCCTTTTGTTGCAGTAAACCAGGTTGATGATCTTGTGAAAGTTTCTGCAAGGGGCACCCGTGCACTTGTGGGGAAGGGACTTGACCTTTCATTTGCACTCCGTGAAGCTGCAAAGTTAGTTGGTGGAGAAGGCGGAGGACACAATGTTGCATCAGGCGCATCAATCCCACCGGGAACTGCCGAGCAGTTCATTGCCAAGGTTGATGAGATAGTTGCAGAACAACTCCCTAAGCAGGAGCAAACTCAATGA
- the glmU gene encoding bifunctional sugar-1-phosphate nucleotidylyltransferase/acetyltransferase, which produces MKVVILAAGEGTRMRPLTASKPKVMLPIANKPMMEHTISAAIEAGVKEFLIVTGYREDAIKDYFKDGSHLGISVEYVRQEEQLGTANAIGCAKGFVKGHFIVLNGDMLVSTEHIAHLISRTEDAILSVKKVENPSHFGVIETDENKVTRIIEKPKNPPTNLANAGIYLFHDAIFDYIAKTGKSSRGEYEITDSLQMMIDDGLNVGYEVLETEWIDIGRPWDILDANKVLLEKIDNTCEGTIEPYATLHGNVKVGKNTIIRNGAYIMGPAIIGDDCDIGPNCFIRASTAIGNDVRIGNAVEIKNTVIMDGTNVGHLSYVGDSVIGTNCNFGAGTKVANLRHDNKNVKSVIKGEVVDTGRRKLGVIMGDDVHTGINTSINIGTVMEAGSSTIPGEVLMYRRKTN; this is translated from the coding sequence ATGAAAGTAGTAATTCTGGCTGCCGGTGAAGGTACACGCATGAGACCGCTCACCGCTTCAAAACCAAAAGTGATGCTTCCAATTGCTAACAAACCAATGATGGAGCACACTATCAGTGCGGCAATTGAGGCAGGAGTAAAAGAATTCCTGATCGTGACAGGTTACCGTGAGGACGCTATTAAGGATTATTTCAAAGATGGTAGCCACCTTGGAATTAGTGTTGAATATGTGCGCCAGGAAGAGCAGCTTGGAACTGCAAATGCCATTGGTTGTGCAAAAGGCTTTGTGAAAGGTCATTTCATAGTACTCAACGGGGATATGCTTGTAAGTACAGAACATATTGCTCATTTAATATCAAGAACAGAAGATGCTATTCTCAGTGTCAAGAAGGTAGAAAATCCTTCCCATTTTGGAGTAATCGAAACCGATGAGAATAAGGTTACACGCATCATTGAAAAGCCTAAAAATCCACCTACAAACCTTGCAAATGCAGGCATATACCTTTTCCATGATGCTATTTTCGATTATATTGCAAAGACCGGTAAATCATCAAGGGGTGAATATGAAATTACTGATTCCCTTCAGATGATGATTGACGATGGTCTTAATGTTGGTTATGAAGTTCTTGAAACCGAGTGGATCGATATTGGGAGACCATGGGATATTCTGGACGCAAATAAGGTTCTGCTCGAAAAAATTGATAATACCTGCGAGGGAACAATCGAACCCTATGCAACATTGCATGGTAATGTGAAAGTAGGAAAGAACACCATTATCAGAAATGGTGCTTATATCATGGGCCCTGCCATTATAGGTGATGACTGTGATATAGGTCCTAATTGCTTTATCAGGGCTTCAACTGCAATCGGTAATGATGTCCGTATAGGTAATGCTGTTGAGATAAAGAACACTGTGATCATGGATGGCACAAATGTCGGTCACCTCAGTTATGTCGGTGACAGTGTGATAGGAACTAACTGTAATTTCGGTGCCGGGACAAAGGTTGCAAACCTCAGGCATGACAATAAGAATGTGAAATCTGTTATCAAGGGCGAGGTTGTGGATACCGGAAGAAGGAAGCTTGGTGTAATTATGGGCGATGATGTACACACAGGCATCAATACCAGCATCAATATCGGTACTGTGATGGAAGCCGGAAGTTCTACCATTCCCGGTGAAGTCCTGATGTACAGAAGAAAAACTAATTAA
- the glmM gene encoding phosphoglucosamine mutase, with amino-acid sequence MKLFGSSGIRGLANVEVTVDLALKVGMALGKSKKTAVIGRDPRVAGEMIELAVISGLMSAGCNVVRVGLVTTPTLAYAARNYDCGVMITASHNPATDVGIKLWNPDGMAFDSAQQEEIEDIIEKEDFVYVPWNEVGEITTYGNAVRDHMDMILSHSTGAPIRVVIDCGGGAGGTITPFLLREMECEVITLNSQLDGHFPARNPEPNDKNLWMLKKAVKEFDAALGIAHDGDADRMMAVDEKGGFLSGDEMLAIFARFECTGNPMIVVPVDTSMIVDDSMPGSTVVHTRVGDVYVAEEMKKLKADFGGEPSGSWIFPRISYCPDGIYAAALLVDIVKEKKLSELRDELPKYPTLRSTVACDNDKKSAVMQAVSSKLESMGEVSSIDGIRVDMEGGWVLVRPSGTEAKIRVTAEARQDVEKLHAKVENIVKECLK; translated from the coding sequence ATGAAGTTATTTGGTTCTTCAGGCATCCGCGGACTTGCAAATGTAGAAGTTACCGTAGACCTGGCACTGAAAGTTGGAATGGCTCTTGGAAAATCAAAGAAGACTGCTGTTATTGGCAGGGACCCAAGGGTAGCTGGGGAGATGATAGAGCTTGCAGTAATTTCCGGTCTGATGTCTGCAGGATGTAATGTTGTAAGAGTTGGTCTTGTAACAACTCCAACACTTGCATACGCAGCTAGAAATTATGATTGTGGTGTAATGATCACTGCATCACACAACCCTGCAACAGACGTCGGGATCAAGCTCTGGAATCCTGATGGCATGGCATTTGATTCAGCCCAGCAGGAAGAGATCGAGGACATCATTGAGAAAGAGGATTTTGTTTATGTTCCCTGGAATGAGGTGGGTGAAATCACCACATACGGAAATGCTGTAAGGGACCACATGGACATGATACTCAGTCACTCCACTGGTGCACCTATACGTGTTGTAATTGATTGTGGAGGCGGTGCAGGAGGTACAATAACACCTTTCCTTTTACGCGAAATGGAATGCGAGGTTATCACGCTTAATTCCCAGCTTGATGGTCATTTCCCGGCACGTAACCCGGAACCCAATGATAAGAACCTCTGGATGCTGAAAAAAGCAGTAAAGGAATTCGATGCAGCTCTTGGTATTGCTCACGATGGTGATGCCGACAGGATGATGGCTGTGGATGAAAAAGGTGGTTTCCTTTCAGGGGACGAAATGCTTGCAATCTTTGCTCGCTTTGAGTGCACAGGTAACCCGATGATCGTGGTTCCAGTTGACACATCAATGATAGTTGATGACTCCATGCCCGGTTCTACTGTTGTTCACACAAGGGTTGGAGACGTTTATGTTGCCGAGGAAATGAAGAAACTTAAAGCTGATTTTGGCGGCGAGCCATCTGGAAGCTGGATTTTCCCGAGAATTTCCTACTGCCCGGATGGAATCTATGCAGCAGCCCTGCTTGTTGATATTGTAAAGGAGAAGAAACTTTCAGAACTCAGAGATGAGTTGCCAAAGTATCCGACACTCAGAAGCACGGTTGCATGTGATAACGATAAGAAGTCTGCAGTAATGCAGGCTGTCAGTTCAAAACTTGAAAGCATGGGTGAGGTTTCCAGTATCGATGGTATCAGGGTTGATATGGAAGGCGGGTGGGTGCTTGTAAGACCATCTGGAACCGAGGCAAAGATAAGGGTCACAGCAGAAGCAAGGCAGGATGTTGAGAAACTACATGCCAAAGTTGAGAATATAGTAAAGGAGTGCCTCAAATGA
- the glmS gene encoding glutamine--fructose-6-phosphate transaminase (isomerizing), which produces MCGIVGYIGDGQAVPILLESLKMLEYRGYDSAGVTVFNEKLETYKIAGRIKNLEEIIPENVSGNIGIGHTRWATHGKPETRNAHPHTSSDISVVHNGIIENYLELKERLIDQGYEFKSDTDTEVIAHLLHSKMSCDDKICLLDGLAQTVKELDGSYAIAALSNNDPDVIAFARKDSPLVIGIGNGSNYAASDVTAFLKHTKEVIFINDNEIGLLRPDSIEIYDLEGNSVSRDTETIEWDLEAAEKAGYEHFMLKEIHEQPTSIQNTFAGKLSELEGNVTLEEIYLKPDEVKRLRRATIIACGTSWNAGILGKYLFEKLAGLHTDVETASEFRYSNPVLCGEELTIAITQSGETADTLAAVRSSASYGCRSIAITNVVGSTITRESDSVLYTRAGPEIGVAATKTFTAQLMALYMLAINLGRTRGVISANEAKDLIVGIKKLPGQIQKVLSRKEEINECAVQFADKRDYFFIGRYLNYPVALEGALKLKEISYIHAEGYAAGELKHGPLALITDETPVVAIATKGHTYEKILSNIKEVKARDATVIAVADDDDTEIDKYVDVVIRVPPTHELLSPVLSSVTLQLLSYYTAHAKGCSIDKPRNLAKSVTVE; this is translated from the coding sequence ATGTGTGGAATAGTTGGATATATTGGTGATGGACAGGCAGTACCTATATTGCTTGAATCGCTTAAAATGCTGGAGTACAGAGGTTATGATTCTGCCGGTGTAACTGTTTTTAACGAAAAACTTGAAACATATAAAATTGCAGGCAGAATAAAGAACCTGGAAGAAATTATTCCTGAGAACGTATCAGGAAATATAGGAATCGGTCACACAAGATGGGCTACACATGGAAAACCGGAAACAAGGAATGCTCATCCTCATACATCATCAGACATATCAGTCGTTCATAATGGTATAATTGAGAATTATCTGGAACTCAAGGAAAGACTGATAGATCAGGGATATGAGTTTAAGTCAGACACAGACACCGAAGTCATTGCACATCTTTTACATTCCAAAATGAGCTGCGATGATAAAATATGTCTTCTTGATGGCCTTGCACAAACTGTAAAGGAACTTGATGGCTCGTATGCTATTGCTGCTCTTAGCAATAACGATCCGGATGTTATAGCATTTGCAAGAAAAGACAGTCCCCTTGTAATAGGAATTGGCAATGGCAGCAATTATGCAGCATCCGATGTTACTGCATTTTTGAAGCACACAAAAGAAGTCATATTCATAAATGATAATGAGATAGGTCTTCTCAGACCTGATTCAATAGAAATATATGACCTTGAAGGAAACTCTGTTTCAAGAGACACAGAAACAATAGAATGGGATCTTGAAGCTGCGGAGAAGGCAGGTTATGAACATTTTATGCTCAAAGAGATTCACGAGCAGCCAACTTCCATACAGAACACATTTGCAGGTAAGCTTTCTGAGCTCGAAGGAAACGTCACACTTGAAGAGATATACCTGAAACCTGATGAAGTAAAAAGACTAAGAAGAGCCACTATTATAGCCTGCGGAACTTCCTGGAATGCCGGTATTCTTGGGAAATACCTCTTTGAGAAACTTGCGGGCCTGCATACTGATGTTGAAACTGCGTCCGAGTTCAGGTACAGTAATCCGGTTCTTTGCGGAGAGGAACTCACAATTGCAATCACACAATCCGGTGAGACAGCCGATACTCTTGCAGCAGTCAGGAGTTCAGCATCTTACGGATGCCGCAGTATCGCAATTACAAATGTAGTTGGAAGTACAATAACAAGGGAATCGGATAGCGTGCTCTACACCAGAGCCGGACCTGAAATAGGCGTTGCTGCAACAAAGACATTCACAGCACAGCTTATGGCTCTCTACATGCTTGCCATAAATCTTGGAAGAACACGAGGAGTTATCAGTGCCAATGAAGCAAAAGACCTTATAGTTGGCATTAAAAAGCTTCCCGGACAGATACAGAAAGTGCTCAGCAGGAAGGAAGAAATTAATGAGTGTGCGGTGCAGTTCGCTGATAAAAGGGACTACTTCTTCATTGGACGCTACCTGAATTATCCTGTTGCTCTTGAAGGAGCTCTGAAGCTAAAGGAGATCTCATACATTCATGCTGAAGGTTATGCAGCAGGTGAGCTTAAACATGGGCCACTGGCACTAATCACAGATGAGACCCCGGTTGTGGCAATAGCTACAAAAGGACACACATACGAGAAAATACTGAGCAATATCAAGGAAGTAAAGGCACGTGATGCAACTGTTATTGCAGTTGCAGATGACGATGACACAGAGATTGACAAATATGTGGATGTAGTGATACGTGTGCCACCTACACATGAGTTACTCTCACCCGTACTTTCCTCAGTGACACTGCAGTTGCTTTCATATTATACTGCACATGCAAAGGGATGCTCCATTGATAAACCAAGGAACCTTGCAAAGAGTGTGACTGTAGAATAA